The DNA sequence AGCAGGTGTACCGCACCCGAGCCGCCGGCGCGTTCGTGATGATCATTGTGCTGGGCGCGGTTCTGTTCCAGATCTGGCTGCTTGCCAGCGGACAGGCGGTCGCGGGCAGCCAAGTCCCGCTGCTTCGCAGTTACTGGATCTATGCGCATGTGCTGGCGAATTTTCTCGGTTACGGGGCGTTTGCGGTGGCCGCGGCTATGGGAGCGGCCTACCTGATGCGCAGCCAACTCGACGCGCTGCCGCTTCCGCATGCAGGGAAGAGTCGGAGGTTTGCGATGAATTCCTTGCCAGACCTGCAGCGCATCGATTCCTCAATGCACCAGGCTATTTTGCTTGGCTTCCCGCTGCATACCATTGCCACAGTACTGGGCGGCGTGGCGGCCTACAAGGCATGGGGACGGTACTGGGCATGGGAGCCGAAGGAAACCTGGTCGCTGATGGTCTGGCTTGCCTATGCCTCGTATTTCTACTTTCGTTACGTGGGTAAATGGCGCAGCCGGCGCATGGCATGGTGGAGCATTGCAGGGTTCGGCATGACGGTTTTTTGCTTCCTGGGTGTGAGAGCGTTGTGGCCGGGAATGCATTCTTATATATGACGTAACAATGGCCTGGAGCATGTATTCTTCAATCGTCGTTCGTGTGTTCCCCGGGGTGATACCCGGGCTGCGTGCGATCATGCTACTGCTCGCGTCGACAGTTCTTCTGAGCGCTTGCGGGAGCAAAGAAGCTGGGGTGGCAACGGTGTTGGCCGAGGGATCTGCTTTTCCGGAGATCGTGCTGAATTTTTCCGAGGGAAAGACTGTCTCAACTCAATCTTTTCGCGGGAAGGTATTGGTGCTGAATTTCTGGGCAACCTGGTGCCCCCCGTGCCGCAAGGAAATGCCTGGGCTGGAAGCTCTCAGCCGCAGCCTTGATCCTGCCCGATTTGCTGTGGTGGGCGTGTCGGCCGACGAGGATGCATTTTTGGCCGAGGAATTCCTGCGGCAAAACCAGATTACCTTTGCTAACTTTTTTGATCGCGGCGGCAAGATCGCCAAGCAGCTCGGCATGCAGGTATATCCGGAAACCTTCCTGATCGGGGCGGATGGTATTCTGCTGCAGCGCGTGCCCGGCCTGCAGGATTGGAACAGTCCCGCCAAGGTTGCGCAACTCGAAGAGCTCTCGCGGGCTACGGCGGCCGGCAATAGGAACGGCGCCAGACATCAATGATGATAGAAAAAAATATTGAAGCCATCGCCGCAGCTGCGGCGCCTGAAGGCACACCGAAACGCTCGCTGTCCGTGCGTACCAAGGGCTTGCTGGTGTTTTCCGCACTCATTGCCTACGCGCTCGTGATCGCACTTTTCGTCTTCCATGAAAAGCGGCTTCTGCTGGCCGAGTTCGAGCAGATCGAAAAATCGCTGGAGACGAACAGCCTCCTCAATCAGGCCGACTCAGCCGCCTTCCATACGGTGATGGCAGTATTTGCCAATCTGGATGCGCCCGACCGCGAAGCCGGCATGCAGCGGATCCGCATGCACCTGCAGTCGCTGCGCGCGCGGCATGACGAGGTGAAGGCGCGCATTCCGGCGCTGGACATCAGTCTCGACGCGGTCGGCGCAGCGCTGGATTCCGCCACCGGCGATCCGTCCAAGGCCAGAATGAACAACCTGATCGTTGAGCTGGTCAAGACCAAGAATGAGTACACCAACCTGGCCGAACAATCGCAGCGGGCGCGCGAGCGCATGTCTGAACAGTACCGTGTGCAGGTCGACTCGGTCACTATGACCGCCTTGTTCCTGGCCATGATGGGACTGGCCCTGCTCGGAGTGTGCATCGGTCTGTTCTTTAAGCAGCTTACCGAAGACCTGCGCAACCTGCAGGCGCGCGCGCTCGACATCGTCAATGGCTATCGCGGCGCACCGCTGCCGGTGCGTCGCCATGATGAGGTCGGCCAACTGATGGAGGCGGTCAACGGCATGGCGAGTGCGCTCGACAAGCGCGAAAAGGAACTGCTGCTGGAGCGTCAGAAGTATTTTCACCAGGAGAAGATGGCGGCCATCGGCGCGCTCGCGGCTGGCGTGGCGCACGAGATCGGCAATCCGATTGCGGCGATTTCCGGCATTGCCCAGGACATGGCGCTGCGGCGCGACGAAGGGCTGGGCATCTGCTCTGCCAAGGATGTGTGCGTGCAGTGCCGTCCCGAACTGATCCTTGAGCAGGCGCAGCGCCTGTCGGCCATCACGCGCGAGATCTCGGATTTCGCGTCACCGCAGCCAGCCGAGCCGCAGTTCGTCGACCTCAATGCGCAGCTGCGCAGCACCAGCAGCCTGATTCGTTACGACAAGCGCATGCGGCGCGTCGACCTGCGTCTTGACCTGGACACTCAGCTGCCGGCGATCTACGGCGTGGCGGACCAGCTGACGCAGCTGATCATGAACCTCCTGATCAACGCGATGGACGCGCTGGAGCCTGTGATGGACCGGCCGCCGACCATCATCGTGTCCACCCGCGTCGAAGGAGGGCGCGTGTGCATGACGGTTGAGGACAACGGCCCCGGCATGGAAAAGGAAGTGCTGGCGCAGGCGTTCGACGCATTTTTCACCACCAAGCCGGCGGGCAAGGGCACCGGTCTCGGATTGTCGCTATGCTATTCGATCATGAAGCGGCACGAAGGGGCCATTGAGATCGACTCGACGCCGGGCGCCGGCACGAGGGTGCAGGCATTTTTCCCAATTAAAGAAATCTCATGACAGACATGAACATGAAATCCTTGGAGGTGCTGGTCGTCGACGACGAGCCGGCGATCAGGCAGGTGCTGGCGGCGCATCTCTCGCGCTCCGGCTGCAGTGTATGCCAGGCTGCGAATGCTACCGAGGCGCTGGAGCGGCTGTCGAAGGGCGACATTGATGTCGCAATCAGCGACATCAAGATGCCCGACTTCACCGGCATCGAGCTGGTGCGGCGCGCACGCGCGGCCGGCATCGACACCAGCTTCATCATGATGACGGCCTTTGCTTCGGTCGATACCGCGATCGACGCCATCAAGGCCGGCGCGTCGGACTACATGATCAAGCCGGTGCGCAATGAGGAGGTGCTGCACCGCCTGATGAAGGTTTCCGACATGCGCCGTCTGTCGTCCGAGAACAAGGTGCTGCGCAACCTGGTGATGGGCTCGCGCGAGGAGATGTTCGCGTTCGCCTCGCCCGCCATGCGCGAGCTCGAACGCCTGATCGCCAAGGTCGCGCCGACCGACAGCACGGTGCTGGTGACGGGCGAGTCCGGTACCGGCAAGGGCGTGATCGCGCGCCAGATCCACCAGAACAGCCAGCGCGCTGAAGGCCCCTTCATTCCGGTCAACTGTGGCGCGATTCCGGAAAACCTGATGGAAAGCGAGTTGTTCGGCCACGTGAAGGGCTCATTCACCGGCGCCGACAAGGCGCGCAAGGGCCTGTTCCTGGAGGCGGACAAAGGCACCATCTTCCTCGACGAGATCGGCGAGCTGCCGCTGGCGTTGCAGGTCAAGCTGCTGCATGTGATCGAGGAAAAGACGGTGCGACCGGTGGGCAGCGAGCAGGCCAAGCGCGCCGACGTGCGCATCGTGGCCGCCACCAACCGCGACCTGGCGCAGATGGTCGCGGAGGGCAAGTTCCGCGAAGATCTGTACTTCCGCCTCTCGGTTTTCCATGTGCATACGCCTCCGCTGCGCGAGCGCAGGCAGGATATTCCGGGGTTGGTGCGATTCTTGCTGCAGCGTGGTGCCAAGAGGATGAACAACCGGCTGTCGATCGTCGTCGATCCGGATGTGGAAGACATCCTGGGGGCGTACGATTGGCCGGGCAATGTGCGCGAAATGGAAAACGTCGTCGACCGGGCGCTGATCCTGGCCGACGAGGGGCGCATCACGACCGCCGACCTGCCGCCGCAGATCGCGCGCAGCGCGCCGGCACGCGGCAGCATCCAGGTGCCGGCGTCCGGCGATGGCTTGCGCGAGCAGGTGCGTCGCTTCGAATGCGCGGTGATCGCCAAGGCGATCAGCGACGCCGACGGCGACCGGCGCCTGGCCGCGCAAAAACTGGGGATTGGATTGTCCAGTCTGTATCGCAAGCTGGAAGAGTTCGAGGCGCTCGGGCTGCTGCAGGACGGCGTGTAGTTGCCGGTTCCGCCGCGGCCGCCGGCGCGAATGTAACGGGGAGGATATGACAAACGCAAATCGC is a window from the Noviherbaspirillum sp. UKPF54 genome containing:
- the ccsB gene encoding c-type cytochrome biogenesis protein CcsB encodes the protein MGKLLLLVLFVVASVGMGMGEYLETAILTPSIHLEQLYTFKVIGYANLMLVASTVLYVLHLWFGSETVGRWASGLAAVGATGLVLTLLVRWIETYYLHRPGHLPLNVLYEMMALFSTVTIVIYLVMEQVYRTRAAGAFVMIIVLGAVLFQIWLLASGQAVAGSQVPLLRSYWIYAHVLANFLGYGAFAVAAAMGAAYLMRSQLDALPLPHAGKSRRFAMNSLPDLQRIDSSMHQAILLGFPLHTIATVLGGVAAYKAWGRYWAWEPKETWSLMVWLAYASYFYFRYVGKWRSRRMAWWSIAGFGMTVFCFLGVRALWPGMHSYI
- a CDS encoding ATP-binding protein, translated to MMIEKNIEAIAAAAAPEGTPKRSLSVRTKGLLVFSALIAYALVIALFVFHEKRLLLAEFEQIEKSLETNSLLNQADSAAFHTVMAVFANLDAPDREAGMQRIRMHLQSLRARHDEVKARIPALDISLDAVGAALDSATGDPSKARMNNLIVELVKTKNEYTNLAEQSQRARERMSEQYRVQVDSVTMTALFLAMMGLALLGVCIGLFFKQLTEDLRNLQARALDIVNGYRGAPLPVRRHDEVGQLMEAVNGMASALDKREKELLLERQKYFHQEKMAAIGALAAGVAHEIGNPIAAISGIAQDMALRRDEGLGICSAKDVCVQCRPELILEQAQRLSAITREISDFASPQPAEPQFVDLNAQLRSTSSLIRYDKRMRRVDLRLDLDTQLPAIYGVADQLTQLIMNLLINAMDALEPVMDRPPTIIVSTRVEGGRVCMTVEDNGPGMEKEVLAQAFDAFFTTKPAGKGTGLGLSLCYSIMKRHEGAIEIDSTPGAGTRVQAFFPIKEIS
- a CDS encoding sigma-54 dependent transcriptional regulator, which produces MTDMNMKSLEVLVVDDEPAIRQVLAAHLSRSGCSVCQAANATEALERLSKGDIDVAISDIKMPDFTGIELVRRARAAGIDTSFIMMTAFASVDTAIDAIKAGASDYMIKPVRNEEVLHRLMKVSDMRRLSSENKVLRNLVMGSREEMFAFASPAMRELERLIAKVAPTDSTVLVTGESGTGKGVIARQIHQNSQRAEGPFIPVNCGAIPENLMESELFGHVKGSFTGADKARKGLFLEADKGTIFLDEIGELPLALQVKLLHVIEEKTVRPVGSEQAKRADVRIVAATNRDLAQMVAEGKFREDLYFRLSVFHVHTPPLRERRQDIPGLVRFLLQRGAKRMNNRLSIVVDPDVEDILGAYDWPGNVREMENVVDRALILADEGRITTADLPPQIARSAPARGSIQVPASGDGLREQVRRFECAVIAKAISDADGDRRLAAQKLGIGLSSLYRKLEEFEALGLLQDGV
- a CDS encoding TlpA disulfide reductase family protein, with amino-acid sequence MAWSMYSSIVVRVFPGVIPGLRAIMLLLASTVLLSACGSKEAGVATVLAEGSAFPEIVLNFSEGKTVSTQSFRGKVLVLNFWATWCPPCRKEMPGLEALSRSLDPARFAVVGVSADEDAFLAEEFLRQNQITFANFFDRGGKIAKQLGMQVYPETFLIGADGILLQRVPGLQDWNSPAKVAQLEELSRATAAGNRNGARHQ